atattattaatattatatatattattaataatatttttggtaatttagtactgcccttcaaaagctacagaagatacgtacatgtttcccagaagacaaaataagttaaatttaccctgatctttcaaattcaaaagttttcaccctctggttcttaatgcattgtttttacttctggagcatcagatagtgtttgaaccttctgtaatagttgcatatgtatgtatattcagttgtcctcagtgtgaaaaggatctcaaaatcatacagtcattgctggaaaggttcaaatacacagtaatgctgaaaaatcaaagaatttgcaggacctgaagtatttttctgaagaacatcaggcagtttaactgtttaggacaaacaagggactcatgaacaactatgactaaacaaacaaacaaaaacagctgttgatcattccggtaacaacacagaattaagaatcaagtgtgtgtaaacttttaaacagggtattttttataaattcatctattactttttttcttgtggattatattatatgtaaacgccttatgtgtgaaatatcttcaaggtcagtactaaataaaaaataacatgcattttgtctgatccctcttattttggtaaaatagttatTAAGGTCTTCTCTAAAATGCCCTtgtgaaactgttttttttttttttttttttttttactttgtgatCATTTTAGAATGTGCAAAACTCTTCCACACTGGAGGAGCCAGACTGATCCTTTGTGGAAGTAACTGGGAAAAGTTGGAGACTCTAGCTGAGAGGCTGATGAGTGACTCAGATCCAACACTTGTGAGTGCAGAAACAATACAATATGAATGAACATTGTTTGAAACTtctagaaatgtttttgttaagaTTTTGGTTGCAGTATGTGGTGAGACTTATTTAAGTTCTATACGACTTTACCGCTTAGACATTTCCACCCAAACTAGTGGAGCTGGACTTCAGTAACATGGAGAGCGTTCCTGAGGTGATCTCTGAGATCCTGGAGTGTTACGGCTGTCTGGATGTTCTCATCTTCAATAGCAGTATGAAGGTGAAGGCTCCTGTACAGTGTCTGTCCCTCGAGATGGACAGGATCGTCATGGATGTGAACTACTTTGGGCCGATCACACTGGTTAAGGGTAAAACACCAATGCATTTCAATCATGACAACTTTCTGAATAGTTTTAGCATGTTCATGGATATGAAAGTTTGCTGCTGCTGCAGAGCAAGTATTGCTACTACCAACAGATATAAGTACAGACACATTGCTGTGAACatgtaaaatatgttcatgAATAGTAAATCCCAAAACAAATGTAGACAGGTGGTGctgggggaggtggagggtttcaggaGGACCAACTTACACTGAACATTGAACTAGAATATTTAAACATTGACTGAAGATACAATTGGAGTCAATCAGCTTGTGAAATGTAGTAAATTATATGATTTCTAGCAGATTGCTTTGAAAAGACCTGTCAGCCTGTGGAGTTTCTGAACTTGATATTCTGATATTTACTATCACAGGTGTCCTCCCATCACTGATCTCCAGAAGAACAGGTCACATTCTTCTAGTCAACAGCATTCAGGGGAAATTAACGGTGCCTTTCCGTGCCACCTGTGAGTTTTTGTGACTAGTTTACCTTAATATAAACTTAAATGTTCATAACACTAAACAATAATGAATATAGCAAGATATCTTGAATATTTAGAGCCAGCGTAAGATGTTTTGTATTGCTCAGATGCTGCTTCTAAGCACGCCGTTCAGGCTTTCTTTGACTGTCTGCGGGCTGAGGTTCAGGAATATGGGATAACCGTCAGCACCGTCAACCACACCTTCATAAAAACTCCCAGCACAAACTCAACGGATGAAATCACAGCAAAATCTGTGTGGACAGGTGAGTGAACTACACTGACAGTTCATAATGTGACAGCAAAGAACATGGTTTGTAGCTCATAACATCATCTTACTTGTTTGTTTACTAAATTGTTCTGAACTTGTTTGGACACTGGCTGGAAACTGCAGACTTCAAACCCAAGTCCCTTGGTGTGACCCCTAAAGAGATGGCCACTGAGCTCCTGGGGACACTGAGCAGCAAGAAGAAGGAGATTTTGATGGCCCGCTCCATCCCTAAAGCAGCTCTCTATGTCAGATCTCTCTTCCCCAACCTGTTCTTCGCCATCATGGCAGCAGGAGTCAGAAACACAGCAGCTGTGGAGATTCCTGATGACTGAAGGACAATAGGTTTCACTAGAGCTTATTTACATTGTATACCATTAAAGAATGTGTCACTGTGTGGTAGTGGTCGAATTAGGAGAAAATTATCAAGTCAGTATGATTGTGGATTTGCTGTGACTTTGTAAGTcttagaaaaaacaaagaaataaacatgaaatcaattaatatctattttattttctactgtatttaaaattcacatataatatttaaacagggtcatttgtGGGGGGTTTTAAAAGCTGTATCTCAGTAGTGGTGGTGAGATGTGACAGATTAATAAACAGCAttacagcgccatctgctggtATTGTTCCGGATTGTTTGGTGACGTCACATCATGGCGCGCTACATACTGTCTCAAAGCAGTGTCTATCGGATCACTCAAGGATATAAAAACAGTCAGCGACTCAGCAGCAGATACAAATGTCGTGGATGTACGAACTTCTCGAATACAGATGTGAAACACGACAGACAGAATCAGCGTTTCACAGTTGCTCTTGACTGCGGCGGTAAGAGAAAAGAACGTTTACATCATTCTGACGTTCTGTCTTAGAACAGTGAGctgcctatttttttttatttttttttttaaaaaaagcatttctgaCCACCAAAGCTGACCACCACTGTCCATTAGTCAGTCAGCACTCTCAGACAGGCTCAAATTCAAATTCCATGCGATTTTATgtcaacaacaataacaacataataataattgaatttgtCATGTGAATCAGGAGCAGTGAGTGGTGCAGTACTGAAATACACTGTCAGTCATGATCAGCAGGTGGAGTTGATCTCTACAGAGGTTCCTGAATCACACAGGGGTAAAGGTGTAGCAGCACACCTGGCAAAGGTGAAATCTTTTTTTCAGCTTCCTCAGTTcttcatgttctgttgtttcCTGTAACTCAGTAAtgaattctctttttttcttaggCTGCTCTGGATTTTGTTGTTGAGGAAAAGTTAACAGTGAGGATATCCTGTTGGTACATTGTGGAAGAAAATATGTGGATGAAAACCCACATCTTGGATACCAGGCttatactgaaaataaataaaggcataatTAAACAGTGTCTTAACAGAAGACTTTACATTTTACTTCCTTTACAAACCAACTCCTTGCAGTCTTATGACAGGATGAACATAGATGTTGGAGCCTACAAGTACGCTACcgatcaaaagtttttggacagtaagattttttaaagaagtctcttctgctcaccaagtctttgtttatttgatccaaagtacagcaaaaacagtaaatttttaaaatatgttttactatttaaaataactgttttctatttgaatatgttgtaaaatgtaaattattcctgtgatttcaaagctgaattttcagcatcattactccagtcacatgatccttcagaaaaattatttatttgctgctcaaaaatttattaatattattatgttgaaaaagtgatttttttttttttcaggtttctgtgatgaatagaaagttcaaaagaacagcatttatctaaaatagtaatttcaaatagtaaaaatatttcataatattactgctttgctgcattttggatcaaataaatgcaggcttgatgagcaaaggagacttatttaaaaaaacattaaacatcttaatGTCCAAAAACGTTTGATTGTttgttacaaacaaacaaatcaacaaaCAGTCAAACGTACAAATGAATGTCTTAATTCATGCAGTAATCCTATAAGAGtgttgaaatattaaatgtatcagatattttattgtaaaccTGTTTGTTATCTGGACTTGTTaactttcttaaaaaataaagatttgtttaTCAAGTAACCATCTTAGTGCCAAGTGCACTCTATTgagaaacaccctagcaaaccCAGGAAATCATGttgttattactgttattattattatattaattgaaACGATGTTCAGTAATTCCATGTGTACATTTCATACATCttcattatttgttaaaacCTATGTTGGACAATTCAGAAAATTGACtctgtaataattattaataattattaaactcATTAGTTTTATCATCTGAAACACAAAGATTGTTGTGTTCCACCTTTAGAAAAGTGataagtacattttttgatattaataaaaaggcTATTTCACAgtgtaaattcacattttattacatGGATACTTCAAAAACACAGTGTCCCACATTGCTCTAATTCAAAATCAATTTATCTGTCAgaaaagtgatttatttttcatttttgcttttgacatgaataaatactgttttcttaatttcattttaagtttcaCAGTACTCtgtgatttgtattttttattatttatttatttaagcctGCGGTGGCAACTAGATAGCATAGCACTAGCCTAGATTCTAACGTCATCACGTTCAGTCTCCTCGCTGCTGTATGTTTTTGCGCCCTCTCTAAAAGAGAAACCGAAACTTATCATGTTCACATCAGACGCCATTTCGTGCATTTCGAAATCAACAATTTCTTAACATGTTACGGTAAGTTTGTTAAAACTTTTCACAGCAGTGATATCAGTAAGGACCTTTTGCGTCTAAACAGGCCGTAAGTCGAATTCAAAGACGGCAACGATGTTCGTTACTCTCCCTATATTCGGCGAGAAGAGCAGCGCGGGTGGGACAGTTTCCATCTTGTAGGCCTGTAGTAGCACTACTTCCACCTCTGACGCATTTTCTTTGTCAGTCACCTTAATCCTAATAGAACACTCTTAGTTCAGTAATTCGGTTATCTTGAGTTTTGTATTAGACATTCGCGCAAATGGGCGTTATATTCTCCGTTTTTATCGCATAGGCCTAACGTTACTCAAGCCAAACCAACTTGAAAATCAGTGGTGGACAACGTACACAAATGATGTAGGCTTACTGGAATAAGTCGTTTTTAGggtataatattattttataccctaatggccagatttactaaacagggcaaattatcGTTAGAGCGCAATTCCGTAAAAGAGCTGATGGAAGGGGAAAATTCTGCgtgtgatttactgacaatgTGCACGTTAACACAGAACACAGACTCCGCCAGATCATTTCCGTAATGACCTTTAAGACATACTTTTTTTGGGCGCTAAATAATTGCACAAACGCGTTGCGTGATTCATTTTATCATGTTTAATCCCAGTTATTTCCCAGACATGAAAATATCCAAATGATGTAATTTGATGTCATTTGTAACCCCGTGTTAAACTAACACGGGCTTAATTGTAACCATGGACGTCACTAGGccatttttattctaaaatcaCTGCTCAGCCCCCCTGAAATTTTGCGATTAGCGCCATAAACTGTACACGAATTCGTGATCGCCTCAGTCCCCTTTAAATTTCGTAAGAAAGTTGCGGCAGACTTCAATCGGCTCCTCCCGTCTTTCAGCGCGTTCTTgcgcttttttttaatgtgcggTTCTTTGTCATAAAAAGAGCAATCGGTTCCCCATCTGCTGTAGTTTTCGCTGTGTTCACCCCTCATCACACCACAGCTGACTTTATAAAACgatcatgtttatattttcatttgaaaatgtaacgtCCAATATATTCCAGTGCATGTGCAataaagtttgcatgcctaAGAAAATAGgattgtactatatatataataccttcattgggggctgagcccccctaaaataaaaattctagaATCGTTCTATTTGTAacacgtggtttaaatatttccacacgtgCTAGCATAACGGTTATTAATGCTTCGCAAATCAGCAGAAGACACTAAACGGGTTTTAAATTCCAGTCGCGCAGATGGGGAAATttaacactgcgttacaatgtGCCCCgctatattaaactatgctattatATGACAGTAGCGATGTAATTTACACCATTTACTTTTATGCACTTCAatgaga
The Labeo rohita strain BAU-BD-2019 unplaced genomic scaffold, IGBB_LRoh.1.0 scaffold_63, whole genome shotgun sequence genome window above contains:
- the dhrs7ca gene encoding dehydrogenase/reductase SDR family member 7C-B, producing the protein MGIRDIMRLDVMSVWLVLSVVVVAAGVFYLYSLILRHLAKTTVRNKVVLITDSLSTLGNECAKLFHTGGARLILCGSNWEKLETLAERLMSDSDPTLTFPPKLVELDFSNMESVPEVISEILECYGCLDVLIFNSSMKVKAPVQCLSLEMDRIVMDVNYFGPITLVKGVLPSLISRRTGHILLVNSIQGKLTVPFRATYAASKHAVQAFFDCLRAEVQEYGITVSTVNHTFIKTPSTNSTDEITAKSVWTDFKPKSLGVTPKEMATELLGTLSSKKKEILMARSIPKAALYVRSLFPNLFFAIMAAGVRNTAAVEIPDD